Proteins from one Penicillium digitatum chromosome 2, complete sequence genomic window:
- a CDS encoding SNF2 family helicase, putative gives MAGKRKSDLASTEDDLYMQSERVPKSIRTAPILNTETATSGQRFGEIVDYIPLDHHTSSGRRFGESADFIPLNQLTQVVGADEEDEEALDVIEGSQEVDETSLTSSILYGIVSTKIVGVRHYRGRANPDERVIINRDANNQYDSNAIKVDNVMGAQIGHIPRQMAAKLASYMDARDLMVEGMLTGAIGDYNCPIDLKLFGTRDPIKRSNLKQRMQNDKLPVRQLNELEREERKVEKEAEKQRKEAAKKARALALGKAAAQWQANQDSEYANLSIPAGLGGEKNESLEELLKQSSTFNPRDIGQVVETFGQKESDLINMPMADTPAGLSTQLLPYQRQGLAWMIKQESPSLPAKGSSDIVQLWKRTCNDFLNVATNFATATEPTLASGGILADDMGLGKTIQIISLILANAKPLTAVSSKTTLIIAPVGVMSNWRNQIQDHAHKETAPSVLIYHGSGKKEAANLAKYDVVITSYGALALDFSPNDNNAPAKGIFSLHWRRVVLDEGHNIRNPSSKASLAACGLRADSRWTLTGTPIINTLKDLYAQIRFLKFSGGLEDLRIFNGVLIRPLTAGEPEARLLLEALMGTICLRRRKDMGFINLKLPEMTSRIIRIKFNAHEQEKYSAFQTEAQGALLDFKDKEGKTTYSHLLEVLLRLRQVCNHWALCKTRIDKLMSMLEEHKVVPLTPENIRALQEMLQLQIESQELCAICLDNLEQPVITACVHSYCRGCIEQVIERQHKCPLCRADIKETDTLISPAVELGEDIDTVEANPDSPSSKIETLVKILAAQGQAPGTKTVVFSQWTSFLNLIEPHLEQRGIKFARVDGKMPSVKRDNSINSFSTDPGCAVLLASLSVCSVGLNLVAANQVILCDSWWAPAIEDQAVDRVYRLGQKRETTVWRLVMEDSIEERVLAIQERKRSLMQAAFRETARKAEDRGTRVADLESLLQ, from the exons ATGGCAGGAAAACGCAAGTCTGATCTCGCTTCTACCGAAGATGACTTGTACATGCAGTCTGAGCGTGTGCCAAAGTCCATTCGCACAGCTCCAATTTTGAACACCGAAACAGCCACCTCAGGCCAGAGATTCGGCGAGATTGTCGACTACATTCCGTTGGACCACCACACTAGCTCGGGCCGGAGATTTGGCGAGTCTGCTGACTTCATTCCATTGAATCAGCTGACGCAAGTAGTTGGTGctgacgaagaagatgaagaagcgcTTGATGTGATTGAAGGGTCTCAGGAGGTGGATGAAACCTCTCTAACAAGCTCTATCCTCTATG GTATTGTTTCTACAAAGATCGTTGGCGTGCGCCATTATAGAGGCCGTGCCAATCCAGATGAACGTGTCATCATAAATCGGGATGCAAATAATCAATATGACAGCAATGCTATCAAGGTTGACAATGTGATGGGCGCCCAGATCGGCCACATTCCACGGCAGATGGCAGCCAAGCTGGCGTCATATATG GATGCTCGTGATCTCATGGTCGAAGGCATGTTGACTGGGGCGATTGGAGATTATAACTGTCCTATTGATTTGAAACTGTTCGGGACCCGCGATCCTATCAAACGCTCCAATCTGAAACAACGAATGCAGAATGACAAGCTTCCAGTTCGTCAACTCAACGAGCTAGAACGCGAGGAACGCAAGGTAGAGAAAGAAGCCGAGAAACAGCGGAAGGAGGCCGCAAAGAAAGCTCGTGCTTTGGCTCTTGGCAAAGCTGCAGCACAATGGCAAGCCAACCAGGACTCAGAGTATGCGAACCTCTCGATCCCAGCGGGACTCGGTGGCGAAAAAAATGAGAGCTTAGAAGAACTTCTCAAACAGAGCTCCACCTTCAACCCCCGAGATATTGGTCAGGTTGTGGAAACCTTCGGACAAAAGGAGTCTGACCTGATCAACATGCCAATGGCCGATACTCCAGCCGGCCTTTCCACCCAATTACTTCCATATCAGCGCCAGGGACTAGCCTGGATGATCAAGCAAGAATCACCAAGCCTTCCTGCAAAGGGCTCCAGCGATATCGTGCAGTTGTGGAAACGGACATGTAACGACTTTCTCAATGTCGCAACAAATTTTGCCACGGCCACGGAGCCAACCCTCGCCAGCGGTGGCATTCTTGCTGATGATATGGGTTTGGGCAAGACAATCCAGATCATCTCTTTGATTCTTGCAAATGCAAAGCCTCTCACTGCAGTCTCCTCTAAGACCACTTTGATCATTGCCCCTGTCGGTGTCATGAGCAACTGGAGAAATCAGATACAGGACCATGCCCACAAGGAGACCGCTCCGAGTGTCTTGATCTATCATGGCTCTGGGAAAAAGGAAGCTGCGAACTTGGCAAAATATGATGTTGTGATCACGAGCTATGGAGCCCTGGCTCTGGATTTCAGTCCGAATGACAATAACGCTCCTGCTAAGGGCATCTTCTCACTGCACTGGCGTCGTGTCGTACTTGACGAAGGCCATAACATCCGAAATCCCAGTTCCAAGGCTTCCCTTGCAGCTTGTGGCTTGCGTGCCGACTCCCGCTGGACCCTGACCGGAACCCCCATTATCAACACTCTGAAAGACTTGTACGCGCAAATCCGTTTCCTTAAGTTTTCCGGCGGATTGGAAGATTTGAGGATCTTCAACGGTGTCTTGATTCGACCCTTGACTGCAGGGGAGCCCGAGGCTCGACTGCTTCTTGAGGCTCTCATGGGTACCATTTGCCTGCGACGTAGAAAGGATATGGGCTTCATCAACTTGAAGCTGCCCGAGATGACGTCTCGCATCATTCGAATCAAGTTCAACGCCCATGAACAGGAGAAATACAGTGCTTTCCA AACCGAGGCCCAGGGTGCTCTTCTCGACTTCAAGGACAAAGAAGGCAAGACCACGTACTCTCATCTCCTCGAGGTTCTTCTCCGTCTTCGCCAAGTCTGCAATCACTGGGCACTCTGCAAAACCCGCATTGACAAACTCATGAGCATGCTGGAGGAACACAAAGTCGTACCTCTCACACCCGAGAACATCCGTGCTCTACAAGAGATGCTGCAGCTCCAGATAGAAAGCCAGGAACTATGTGCCATCTGCCTCGACAACCTTGAGCAACCCGTCATAACCGCCTGTGTCCACTCCTATTGTCGGGGCTGCATCGAGCAGGTTATCGAACGCCAACACAAGTGTCCGCTCTGCCGCGCAGATATCAAAGAAACCGACACACTCATCTCCCCGGCCGTGGAACTGGGTGAAGACATCGACACCGTTGAGGCTAACCCCGACAGTCCAAGCAGCAAGATCGAGACCCTGGTCAAGATCTTGGCCGCTCAGGGCCAGGCACCAGGCACAAAGACCGTAGTTTTCAGTCAATGGACCTCGTTTTTGAATCTCATCGAGCCACATCTTGAGCAGCGCGGGATCAAGTTCGCCCGCGTAGATGGCAAGATGCCGTCTGTGAAACGCGATAACTCCATCAACTCATTCTCCACCGATCCTGGGTGTGCCGTCCTCCTCGCAAGTCTGAGCGTGTGTAGTGTTGGTCTCAACCTTGTTGCAGCGAACCAAGTCATCCTGTGTGACAGCTGGTGGGCACCAGCTATTGAGGATCAGGCTGTCGATCGGGTGTATCGGCTTGGGCAGAAGCGGGAGACGACAGTCTGGAGACTGGTCATGGAGGATAGTATTGAGGAGCGGGTGTTGGCGATCCAAGAGCGTAAGAGGAGTCTTATGCAGGCTGCTTTCCGGGAGACGGCGAGGAAAGCCGAGGATCGTGGTACCCGTGTTGCGGATCTTGAGTCTCTTTTGCAATAA
- a CDS encoding HAT dimerization translates to MLAPDNSFQFFLTDDWTKEWRDKYRASFQDTLLPYQERQATSQGLTVSSPGSRPSTALHNLLRPKKPKAKPVGDEITQYLDGDVVDSEPLPFWRENHSRFPAIASLARDILTIPATGADQ, encoded by the exons ATGCTGGCGCCAGATAACagcttccaattctttctCACCGATGACTGGACAAAGGAATGGCGTGATAAATATCGAGCCTCATTCCAAGATACTCTCTTACCTTACCAAGAGCGTCAAGCTACTAGTCAAGGCCTAACAGTCTCTTCTCCCggatcaaggccaagcaCAGCTCTTCATAATCTACTTCGCCCAAAGAAACCCAAAGCGAAGCCGGTTGGCGACGAGATAACCCAGTATCTTGATGGTG ATGTCGTTGATTCCGAGCCGCTACCCTTTTGGCGAGAGAACCATAGCCGTTTTCCTGCGATTGCTTCGCTTGCGCGGGATATTCTTAcaattccagcaactggTGCAG ATCAGTGA
- a CDS encoding Reticulocyte-binding protein 2 like a, protein MSDPVDYKALFLKAEEERRQEKTLREQAEEERRQAEQREKQEQERNRQTTFEEFIQHFYHWQDSTTYWQVLPTTAGTLDGLRYQATGNLQLGFHYLKPWGKVAPRLFAPVIELEGLGHRFARRPLSSEKDLESYECFAVEDHVHDIIAALCQIPEAREEFQLGNGDWFDSHANALKENPPDEPRPDKQPAYPDQFGIHRIDGNAKALLTTVEYKPPHKLSNENIRAGLRLMNFYHEIVESETVPTDGPDKLKYNAARLAGSAIVQEYHVMIQEGLEYSYLTTGLGIVLLRVPDDCSTLYYSFCEPNLDIENGSEGPRTAIERYQLSSPSESPVSEGRRPPTRSTRCAPASAARQGDPLDSDDDPAPSAQRKRSFSQIASSPPAPSFTPTTPKKSSNSSHRYTSQSRPHNHEFCTQKCLLGLQRGDMLNPKCPNVDLHRVGQKTNRHSIRAAELVSLVKRQLDNNLDEYCSPIGQCGSYGAPFKVTSAAYGYTVVRKGTTSGLWHEVSQEADINHILQSIQGSAVPVFLGPIDLAQIYFLHGAGEIRHMLLMSGGGGGENLRHVKIDATMKHAISRSERKVLSLGVVHDDLRPENILWSDELQRALIIDFHRCHLNHRLLQTKPTSSRAGHTKRMMDHATDELRTKRMHAN, encoded by the exons ATGTCGGATCCGGTTGATTACAAGGCTTTGTTTCTGAAAGCCGAGGAGGAAAGGAGGCAGGAGAAGACATTGCGAGAGCAagcagaagaggagagaaggcAGGCTGAGCAAAGAGAGAAACAAGAGCAGGAACGAAATCGCCAGACTACCTTTGAAGAATTTATCCAGCACT TCTACCACTGGCAAGATTCCACCACCTACTGGCAAGTCCTGCCCACTACGGCTGGAACCCTGGACGGATTGCGCTATCAGGCAACAGGAAATCTACAACTTGGTTTTCATTACTTAAAACCATGGGGTAAAGTTGCGCCACGCCTGTTCGCACCGGTAATTGAGCTGGAGGGGCTGGGACACCGTTTCGCCCGTCGGCCTTTGAGCAGCGAGAAGGACCTTGAGAGCTACGAGTGTTTTGCTGTTGAAGACCACGTCCATGATATTATCGCTGCGCTTTGTCAAATCCCAGAAGCTCGAGAGGAGTTTCAGCTCGGAAATGGGGATTGGTTCGATAGCCATGCCAATGCCCTCAAGGAAAATCCGCCAGACGAGCCACGCCCCGACAAACAACCTGCGTACCCCGACCAGTTTGGTATTCACCGCATTGATGGCAATGCGAAAGCTTTGTTAACTACAGTCGAGTACAAACCGCCGCATAAACTTTCCAACGAGAATATTCGGGCAGGACTTCGACTGATGAACTTTTACCACGAGATCGTCGAATCAGAAACCGTTCCTACAGATGGGCCCGACAAGTTAAAGTATAATGCTGCTCGTCTTGCAGGCTCGGCGATCGTCCAGGAATACCACGTGATGATTCAGGAAGGGCTGGAGTACTCATATTTGACCACTGGGCTTGGGATTGTGCTCTTACGGGTACCCGACGACTGCTCGACTTTGTACTACTCTTTTTGCGAGCCAAATCTCGACATCGAGAATGGCAGTGAAGGTCCTCGGACAGCCATCGAGAGG TACCAGCTATCATCGCCTTCTGAATCGCCTGTGTCCGAGGGACGCCGCCCACCCACCCGTTCCACTCGCTGTGCACCTGCCAGTGCCGCTCGTCAAGGAGACCCTTTAGATTCCGACGACGATCCGGCTCCTTCTGCACAACGAAAGCGGAGTTTCAGTCAAATTGCGTCCTCGCCACCCGCACCGAGTTTCACGCCGACCACCCCAAAGAAATCCTCAAATTCCTCCCATCGCTATACTAGTCAATCTCGTCCACACAATCATGAGTTCTGTACACAAAAGTGTTTGTTAGGCTTACAGCGAGGCGATATGTTGAACCCAAAATGTCCCAATGTGGACCTTCATCGGGTTGGACAAAAGACCAACCGTCATTCAATCCGGGCCGCCGAATTAGTATCCTTGGTCAAGCGACAATTGGACAATAATCTGGACGAATACTGCAGTCCGATCGGGCAATGTGGATCATATGGCGCACCATTCAAAGTGACCTCTGCGGCATACGGCTACACGGTGGTAAGAAAGGGCACAACTTCAGGACTATGGCACGAGGTATCGCAGGAAGCAGATATTAATCACATCCTACAAAGCATTCAAGGCTCTGCGGTGCCGGTGTTTCTGGGTCCTATTGATTTGGCCCAGATCTACTTCCTCCACGGCGCGGGTGAGATTCGCCACATGCTATTGAtgagtggggggggggggggagagaacCTCCGCCATGTAAAGATCGATGCCACCATGAAGCATGCAATCTCGCGGTCAGAGCGGAAAGTTCTCTCCTTAGGTGTGGTGCATGACGACCTCCGCCCCGAGAACATCTTGTGGAGTGATGAGTTGCAACGAGCCTTGATCATTGATTTCCACCGGTGTCACTTGAATCATCGACTGCTACAAACAAAACCTACCTCAAGTAGAGCGGGGCACACAAAGAGAATGATGGATCACGCCACTGACGAGCTTAGAACCAAGCGGATGCATGCCAACTAA
- a CDS encoding Transcription initiation Spt4-like: MSFYAPPNQQRALRACMVCSVVQIHTKFMREGCPNCESTLQLRGNNDAIQECTSQVFEGLIAVRDPAASWVARWQRLDNYVPGTYATKVTGTLPEYIINSLEDSGIKYVPRDGSTGEEDA, translated from the exons ATGTCTTTCTACGCCCCTCCAAACCAGCAGCGTGCACTACGCGCCTGTATGGTTTGCTCCGTCGTCCAAATTCACACT AAATTCATGCGTGAAGGTTGCCCAAATTGCGAGAGCACCCTCCAACTTCGTGGAAACAATGATGCTATTCAAGAATGTACATCACAGGTCTTCGAGGGCCTGATCGCTGTTCGGGATCCGGCTGCGAGCTGGGTCGCTCGTTGGCAGCGGTTAGATAACTACGTGCCGGGCACATATGCGACCAAAGTTACCGGGACA CTTCCGGAATACATTATCAACAGTCTAGAGGACTCTGGCATTAAATATGTCCC GCGAGACGGAAGCACTGGCGAGGAAGATGCATGA
- a CDS encoding 4-aminobutyrate transaminase gives MSSVFRASTRLRSVARLPAARALSTTASLRAAEKPYFPNEPTAPSVSGAIPGPKNQAAAIELDEVFDVRSLNMLTDYNQSVGNYIADLDGNKLLDVYAQIASIPVGYNNPHLQKVAASPEMACALINRPALGNFPSSEWAHILKTGALRAAPKGLDQVFTAMAGSDANETAYKAAFMYYRQLQRGGPEVEFTEEELLSTMNNQSPGSPQLSILSFKSAFHGRLFGSLSTTRSKAIHKLDIPAFDWPQATFPQLKYPLEDHVQENAAEEQRCLAEVERLIKEFHNPVAAVIVEPIQSEGGDNHASPAFFQGLRDITKRTNVLFIVDEVQTGVGATGKFWAHDHWNLSSPPDMVTFSKKAQTAGYYFGNPALRPNKPYRQFNTWMGDPARALVYRGIIEEIERLGLVENTRITGDYLYGGLARLAEKYPQHFQNLRGKNQGTFIAWDTPKRDQFVAKAKSFGVNIGGSGASAIRLRPMLVFQKHHADILLEKIEQIVQVL, from the exons ATGTCCTCGGTCTTCCGTGCCAGCACGCGGCTGCGCTCAGTAGCTCGCCTCCCGGCAGCGCGCGCTCTCTCTACTACTGCCAGTCTGCGTGCAGCTGAGAAGCCCTACTTCCCCAATGAGCCTACCGCACCCTCCGTCTCGGGGGCAATCCCCGGACCCAAAAACCAGGCCGCTGCCATTGAGCTCGATGAGGTCTTCGATGTTCGCAGCTTGAACATGCTGACTGACTACAACCAGTCCGTTGGAAACTA CATCGCTGATCTCGATGGAAACAAGCTCCTCGATGT GTATGCTCAGATTGCTTCCATTCCCGTTGGATACAACAACCCCCATCTGCAGAAGGTTGCCGCCTCTCCCGAGATGGCCTGCGCCCTGATTAACCGCCCGGCCCTGGGCAACTTCCCCTCCTCGGAGTGGGCTCACATTCTCAAGACTGGTGCCCTCCGTGCTGCCCCCAAGGGCCTGGACCAGGTCTTCACCGCCATGGCTGGCTCTGATGCCAACGAGACCGCCTACAAGGCGGCCTTCATGTACTACCGCCAGCTGCAGCGTGGTGGCCCCGAGGTCGAGTTCACCGAGGAGGAGCTGCTCTCCACTATGAACAACCAGAGTCCCGGTTCGCCCCAGCTGTCTATTCTCTCCTTCAAGTCTGCCTTCCACGGCCGTCTCTTCGGCTCCCTGTCCACCACCCGCAGCAAGGCCATCCACAAGCTGGATATCCCCGCCTTTGACTGGCCGCAGGCCACTTTCCCCCAGCTGAAGTACCCGCTGGAGGACCACGTCCAGGAGAACGCTGCCGAGGAGCAGCGCTGCTTGGCCGAGGTTGAGCGTCTCATCAAGGAGTTCCACAACCCCGTCGCTGCCGTAATTGTCGAGCCCATCCAGTCCGAGGGTGGTGACAACCACGCCTCGCCTGCCTTCTTCCAAGGTCTCCGTGACATCACCAAGCGCACTAACgtcctcttcatcgtcgACGAGGTGCAGACCGGTGTTGGTGCCACCGGTAAGTTCTGGGCCCACGATCACTGGAACCTGTCCTCTCCCCCAGACATGGTTACCTTCTCCAAGAAGGCCCAGACTGCCGGATACTACTTCGGCAACCCTGCCCTCCGCCCCAATAAGCCCTACCGCCAGTTCAACACCTGGATGGGAGACCCAGCCCGTGCCCTGGTCTACCGCGGAATCATTGAGGAGATCGAGCGTCTCGGTCTCGTCGAGAACACCCGCATCACCGGTGACTACCTCTATGGTGGTCTCGCCCGTCTCGCTGAGAAGTACCCCCAGCACTTCCAGAACCTCCGTGGTAAGAACCAGGGTACTTTCATCGCCTGGGACACTCCCAAGCGTGACCAGTTCGTCGCCAAGGCCAAGTCCTTCGGTGTGAACATCGGTGGCAGTGGCGCCTCTGCTATCCGTCTGCGCCCTATGCTGGTCTTCCAGAAGCACCATG CCGATATTCTCCTCGAGAAGATCGAACAGATCGTCCAGGTcctctaa